One Primulina eburnea isolate SZY01 chromosome 4, ASM2296580v1, whole genome shotgun sequence genomic window, TATGGGCTTTATTCTCGTCATATGTGCTACACGTGAGAAAATAAGtgtcaaataaattatattcaATGGATTTAGTTGTTTCGGACAAAAAAATgatcaaaacaaaaaataattcaagtttcGGTATGATAATAAAACTTTAAAAAACTACAAGACTAAAACCGAAAATATGCAAACTTACAGgactaaaactaaaattttcCTAAGTACATACGAAAAGAGTGTCATTTGAAATTGATTCTCCAAATCATgtattttcaaatcaaatcccAATCCAAATACAACCCAGAGGAGAGGCTGTATGATATACAATACTCATATTTCATCAATTTCCCTCTAAAATATAAATATCCGCTCAAATCAAGCTACAGGTGACCATGAAATTAAAGTAAATTTGATATCTTGATTTGTCATATATTAAAACAAGAAAAACAAAGATCAATTTTCACTAGAAAATAAAGAAGTCGAGGACAGAAtttgaataatatttaaaacaatATGTAGGAAAATCACGAGAAGCGACTGTTAATTACAATAATAATATCGAATAAAATCTGGTCTAAGTGATTATGACATAAGCTAGCATGCATGCACATGGCATTAGGTGAACAGTTAGAGTGATCATCTGATACAATACTGACCTTTTCTTTGCATGGCTTGACAATGTCTTCCTTTCACCAAATGTTTAATAAGTTTTCAAGTAGAACCCAAATTATCTCTATATAAACAGTAATATAAGTAATAATTTTATTCACAAGCTAGCTAGCTCAAAAAACTAAGTTAATTTGAAGCAAAAATGTCCGTATACTTGGTTGCTTTGTACATGATCCTGTTCAGGTTCTCAGTAGCATTGTGCAGCACACCAGACGAGGCTTTGAATAAGGAATGCGTAGATGGTGCCACGGCCTCCATCGTGTTAACCTTCGGTTTCTACAAAAGCATCTGCCCTGAGGCCGAACCCATAATTTTCTCATGGGTTGAAAAGGCTGTTTCTGATGATCCAAGGATGGCCGCGTCGTTGCTTCGCCTGCATTTTCACGATTGCTTTGTTAATGCAAGTTACTTTGTATCACATACGCTGGCTAGAAAATATAGTATGGAGATATATATTTTGataggtatatatatatgtacgagTAATactgcttatatatatgtgtgtgcagGGATGTGATGCATCTGTGTTACTTGACGACACATCGAATTTTGTTGGAGAAAAAACAGCAGGGCCAAACTTGAACTCACTTAGAGGATTTGAAGTGATCGATGCCATAAAAGCTGATCTTGAATATGTTTGTCCCCAGACAGTTTCTTGTGCTGATATTCTTGCTGTTGCTGCTAGGGATTCTGTTGTTTTGGTGAGCATATTTATTATACCTATTGCATTTTCCCATCAAATGATCTAATTAATATTATACCATGCATCAATACCAGAGATTAACCCTAGATTCGACGATGCTAGCCTTTGCATTTGCCAGTAGCCCGGATCACCGGTTTTCGCTGCAAAGAAAATTTGTCATTAAACTTAAAGCCATGTGTGCTTTGTGAAAAAGGTTGCCAAAAGCATAACATATTCATTATAATATTGACCAAGTTAATATTTGTTGAAATTTGTAGTCTGGTGGACCTGGATGGGAGGTGCAAATGGGCAGGAAGGATAGTTTGAGTACTAGCTTAACAGCAGCTAACAGCAACATACCTGCTCCAAATTCTGATGTACCAACATtgctctccaaatttcaaaatgtTGGGCTCTCACTTCAAGATATGGTTGCACTCTCTGGTAATATAATGGctcaaatataaatatatgtatacatacatacatacatatatatacacacacacaccccaCCCAcccatatattatatatatgtgtgtgtgtgtgtgtgtgtttcacGTAAGCATGCGTGTTTGCATGGGCAGGTGCACACACCATGGGTAAAGCTCGATGTTTCACGTTCAACAGTCGTATAAGCAGCGGCAACGGTTCCAATGGTCCCGATGTCAACCTCGACTTCTTGCAGTCGCTTCAGCAACTTTGTTCAGATTCCGATGCCAATGCAACGCTGGCCGATCTTGATCGTATGACCCCATCGACATTCGACAACCAATACTACGTTAACCTTCTTTCAGGCGAGGGCTTGCTTGGCTCCGACCAAGCTCTAGTCTCCGGAAGCGCGGAGACACAGCAACTTGTCGAATCTTACGTGGACGATATGGGGGCATTTTTCGAGGATTTCAAAAGGGCGATGCTGAAAATGGGAAGCTTGGCATCAGAAAATGATGGAGAAATTCGTAGAAACTGTAGGGCCGTTAATCAGTTCAACAAATGAATCCCCGTGATATATAATAGAACTAAAGCTATGCTAGTTAAGTGTTCTATATAATTAAGCTTCTCAAGAAAGTTATTGCTCCATGTAGTATGAAATTTCCTAATGCAATAAATTGTAACAAAGTATTTggtcttgaaattttaaaacctTCTAATTAAGTACTTAATTAGTCTATGTTTTATGTGGTTGATAGATGTAAGATAGTAAAATTAATCATCATACGTGTTGCTTGGTTAAAAACAATGTATTTTCCACTAATTTAGGAGCCCGCAATTATTTTTCAGATAACGAATGTGTGTATCTAATGTACAATTTGAACTTACGACATCGAGTTTTGGAGACCTACGTCCTACCGAACTGAATTGAGAATGCTTTCAATTCACGGCAGATACGactgtaaaaaaaatattctttttgTACCCAGGGACGGATCCATAAATTAAAGTTGAGGTGGGCTTGAACTTAATATAAtaagttaatatatatatatatatatatatatatatatatatatatatatatatatatatatatatcagttttGATATCAttacacctaccgtgcacacctttGTGAGCACCGATGGGGTGTCATATATATTAGTTTTCATATCCCGCACACCTATCGTACATACCTTtatgagcaccgatgaggtgtcactcactcattggatgcacaatttttctatatttcatcacatccaataggtgagtgacaccccatcggtgctcacaaaggtgtgcaccgtatatatatatatatatatatatatatatatatatatatatatatatatatatatatatatatatatatatatatatatatatcctagcATTTTCGAAATATGAGAGTTAATTTTCAAGAAGTTTAACaatatcatttttcaaaatttatatattatttaaattaatatgtaACCCGTATAATATAAGACAAGTTTCACTTagattcaaaatttacattttaaaactattattaatatattttaaatgtactttcaaaattaaattctattaaataaaagaattgataaaataatttatcactTTTATGAGTTATTTGCACCAAACTCCCTTTGAAATATCGAAAATCTATATTTATTCACTGTGAAAGttaaatatgtattttagatATTAACTTTTATGAGTTATTTGTATCATGTAAACTGTGCTTaaatctctatatatatttaccaaaataaaaatttaaaattggcTCGAATCTCTATAAgtctttgtaaaaaaaaattggttgtgCTACAGCCTAGGACGGGCCAAGCATAAGTCCGTCCCTGTAATTGTACCCCTAATACGTATCTTACATGTATAAAGTCTCATAAAATGAAAATATGTATATCCTTTATGCTAGAGATTAAAAAATATCAGAGAGTCAAGAAATTGATGAGAGAAGGAAAATTAAATACAATTAGCTTCCAAAGGGAGCAATTGTAGATATGTCAAACATTAGACTAATAACAAAATATTGCAATTTTGGTCatatgaatttatttatttgatgaTTTATATTAtcgaatttcaatattttttttcaaaatgttATAAGATATTACAGGGAGAAATAGAATGCATATGTTTAGTTAAAAATAGACAAATTAGATATTAGTattgtatttttcaattttcgacatttttatttattttaattaaaagtgTTGTTATTGTCAGGTCGACACCACATTGATGTTATATTAACACCACATTGGAAGCTaagattgaaaataaataaaatagcagATTAATACtgaaatttataatataataaattatcaaaataacgaaaaataaaaagataagTACAACACTAAAGTATAATTAATTTTTCCATTTAATAATTCAGCACCATTTTTATTCTATCATTTCAATAATTATGTGTCCATATGGCGTATATTCAGAACTTTTCTTATCCCAGtaagtgtgttttttttttataattaatttaacaaaATTCGAAATAATTTGGCAAGTGGGATTTGGTAAGAATACTACAAAACGCCACCAACAATAGCGGATGTTACATCCACTCCTAAAACTTCCACCTAAATCCATCCGAACTATTCAAAACGCCTCAAAACATACTTATCATCATTTCTTAGATGTGGACTTAATCCCGATGACCATGTTTCAAAATTCGCTTTAAAACTTAAACCGGAGTCTCGGTTTTAAACCGAGTCAACCCGAAACTTAATCAAACTTTTTCATACTTGAATAATGACTTAACCATacataaccagaccttaaaaaACCCTATTCGAACCCTGTAGGATCCTCAAAAACCTCCTGGACCTTGCTGGAATTTCCTGCACAAAAGAAACTGAACCCTAGTTGCATATCCGAGCCAAAAACTCAACCCTACACCAAACCAGCACGGACTAGACCCGAACCAAACCTTGACTATACCACATAGGACCATACTGGACTCCCTTGGACCGACCCAAGACCCAGTTGCAGCCCCATGCAAAATTTTTCCCCAAAAAGTTCGTTTAAACCATCCCATGAGCCAAACCCGATCGGCTACATGCTAGCTCTATCCCAGACGATACCAGACCCTTCTAGTACCATTACACAGGCCTTAGATACCTTCTAGATGCATCTTCCATGGCAAAAAAAACCCGCATGTACACTCCAAGACTCAAATCGAACCCTAACATCCAGGTAACCTCAAGAAAACCAAGAAAATGTTCGGCCCTCGTATGTTGTTGCACTCGAATGGTTCGAACACTTCTAGGACTCCTAGACTTCTCTTGGTTCATATCCACATGGTCCCTAAGTCGACAACCCACTTGTAACATCAAAAACGTTAGTCATAATGCAAGCAAACTCCATATTTCATGTATAAACCATGTAAACCGATCCAAATCATTAAATCTAACAATTTCCATGCAAAATAATTCAAAAGTACATAGTATGATgtgaaagaaaagaaaacaaagGTGTCGGACGTGCCTTTGCATAAAAATGCTCAAAAAAATCGAACCAACGAAGCGAGGGATAAGCACCGGAGGTACAGAGCGACCTTTCTATGAAAAATACTTGCAAAAACCACGGCAACCCTAGATGCTGGATGTGAGTTGCTGGCTGCCGTGAGCTGAGGGTCTGGGCTAGGGTTTGAGGTTGTGGTGTGTGTAAATATGAATGAAAATTGGGCCTAGGTTAAAAATAATGAGGTGTAGTGGGCTTCGCCCAAAACTTTACTAAAACATGTAAAATTTAACATGATTCATgacaaattataattcaaacaCATATAATTTGGCATATAATTACTAACCTTTGTTTGCCATGATTCCTTCTGCTGCACAATTGAAGAAATGGTTTCCCTCTCTTTCCTAATTTTCAGTCACAGAGCTTTCTACTTTTTTCGTGATAGACTTGGTATCTGTGCTCCTCTCTTATAGGGAGAGAGAGGACCGTTTCACGTAAATCGGAAAAACAAATTGACACGTTCTATCAACGTGTGTTAGTAGTATAAAACTACTTTGACCAATTCAACTTCCACTCTTCCAGTGAGTTGAAAAGAAGGTCCTAGAATATCTTTTTCATTCATATAAATAATAAGCATTATTTATTAAACCATAAATtagatattaaaatattaattaaatatctaATAATAATGTGGCATGTGGGCCACAAAactaacattctcccacttggcCCATGTGGTAGAACTAATTATTAtggtttaaataaataacaatttAATGCTTAGAGCATAAACATAAAGATATTTATTCATTGGTCACATCGTAACATCAGAGAATAAACATTAATATGAGTCATGGCGGTTCTACATCATTAATTCGACATAGTTCCTTCCATGTACCACAATATTAATGTTTACTTAATATGACTCATAAACGAAAAATTAACAACGGTCCACATTAGTGTCTTTGTTAAGACTAAATCAGTCAACTTCATACACACACTAATAACAAACATAATGTTGTTTGATATAAAAAACAATGTATTAATGAGCTCACATTGAGATGTCAAATAAATGAAATTCATCAGAATCCTTTTATAATGCTCATTCGTTCGACATGTTCAATAAATGTCTTGGGAGGTAACCCTTTTGTCAACGGATCCGCAATCATAAGATTTATACTAATATGCTCAATTGACACcttttgtttttgaaattctTATTTAACGGCAAGATATTTTAATTCCATGTGCTTTGCACCTTTAGAGTACTTGTCGTTTCTTGAAAAGAAGATTGCTGCAGAATTATCACAATAAATTTTCAGCGGCCTGGCAATACTGTCGAATATTCCAAGTCCTGAAATAAAGTTTCGCAGCCAATTCCCTTGAATTGTGACTTCAAAACATGCCACAAATTCAGCTTCCATAGTGGATGTTGCAATTACAGACTGTTTCGCACTTTTCCATGAGATTGCTCCTCCAGCTAAAAGAAACAAATAGCCAGATGTagactgtaacgtaccgtactttataccattcaaaatttgcggaaaaattaaaaattttcttaaacataaaattcatacaGTCGTTACTTATCATtcaacataataatatttaaaatcaacatcCCATACTCAAATTTTCCAACAAAGTACTTATTCCAAATTATCTCACaaccaacataaaaacataatattttaaagttttcataaaacataaacatagtggtcctcgggtttagccttccgctcagtccaagcctgccccttggtcgccacctcctgtctcctcatcaacatactcacctgcatcgatcaagtccagtgagtctaaagactcaacacgtataaactgggaataacgagtactatataataaaatcgcatacaacttcaaaatagatcGTACATACTTCAAActtgaactttgcataataaacttaaactttcataaacttgctctttgcataaactttgaacatatttgcatacataatatgacgtgccatcacataaacttttctttaacatgctttcatacttcaacatacttaacttcatcattttgtgtagaggatgtttcaaagcaagtgacccataacataataaatatctgatcagaaaaaccacagtactgggctgacagggacgtatccactgccacatacataagatccccgttcataatttaacgggctggttggtccccgttcataatttaacgctttccaaccaagatctaacccgttcataatttaacggggtggagaggtcctcggccacgttcacctacttccaaacccattcactttttggtcacaagacatttagcatacctcaaaaacttcaaatattttctttgcacgtcatacatacttacttggcgctgagggattcgttggatgtcaatcgtgtcgttgctgcaacatactaacatgaattcataaGCTTAACGtgtacaacttaaacgtaaaaGTCATGCTTAATCTCAAGctaaattgtggggacccggacgctaatcaagttcttaatcataattgggactaattaatcaattaaaaacagggtctaaattttttttttttttaaatgcggaacgtagtgaaatcaaactcatatacatatccgtataaaatacaatacgagtcctgtactgcatgcattcaaaataaactaaggtttaacaactaatgtcaagtgttcaaccctatctctaatccaagtccggagcctccactctaatcacgatctctcctcatctcctggaccctgatcctgtcccacctgttgtcaagtacacatacagacaagacaacagccggatataccggtgagaatataatcccagtataaatcaatgaaacatgcaatcatataaaacaatataaagcatgtaatcaggtaacagatatatgtatcacaatctgaaacataatcaatatcaatctgtcgacataactcataattcagactagactcaatcctagtctagggatcccggtttccagatgtggtattcctatatcgaattccgtaatagaaggaactgtattcctattactcgatataatcaatatcctggtattcctatatcgaagtccgtaatagacgaattcccatttcctattactcgatataaccaaacatccggtgtcctgacctatccgtcatggactgtagttctatctttaataacctatcttgagacatcgtgcaatgtgccgtggcgataccaccactatccggcacttctgtcacaagataaatcgtctactacctgtcatctaaaatcaagagaacaagtatatcatcaattcaatgcaaatatcaatgcaataaagtaaagtatgtgatttagggaaacccaagtccaaaccgactcaagtccatctcccaataccacattgacttatacctttctttcgtcggtctctggctcagtcgatgtcctgaactcacagcctgtctggcaatgacaatatcaataatctcatgtcaatataccgttcaactcaataacaatctaataaatctggatttaattcaaatcaacggtataacggtacaattccaatatcctcgtcaataccaattcaccagataacaattacaatctataacttatatccaatacaatcagtaatcccgtcacaattcaaatctgtccggtatcaaccgattataatcagaaaatcataacaattccataattagtatgtttctcaatctgacttcgattctacgatagtctaatatatcaagaacatcatatctgaatcttattcaattcttacaatagcataatttcaaagcatgtcaaaacgtagcaaaacttacgtcaagttgtagcctacgttactaggattacagtaccgaagtcggattacgatttggacggacggatatTGCACGGTTGAATTTCGGATTGCAAGAACAAAGATTTCCCTCAATTCTCTATTTTTGTTCTGAGGATATACGTATGTtctgtctatatatatatatacactcacGGCTCCCCTTGATCCACATGTCATGTTTTCTGgctgcatgactcgcgcatatgcgcgccctactcggcgcatatgcgcgaggcaagTTACTAAATGGCCAACTCTCGGGCACCCTCGCGCTGGTGCGCGAATCTAAGCCGCGCAGGTGCGCGGACCTTTCTGGagcttgcgcgcatatgcgcgcagatcatcgcgcatgtgcgcggaccCTTCGGGACGTCTCGCACATGTGCGCGCGGCGTGCATGCGCATGTGCGCTGGGCTcctcacacatacacacacttttcacacgtacttgtatttcgtgtcccgattaatcctttcgtaatcataacaaattataaatcaataattacagattaccaggattaattttccgggcattacatttctccccccctaagatacgatttcgtcctcgaaatcatcgataatcaaatcatatcattaagaagGACTGTAATTACAGGCGAGTACGTATTTACATCAgtaaaataatgctgggaattcctgtctcatatcagattcagtctcccacgtagcttcttcagtgccatgacgagtccattgtattttcacaagaggaatcgtctttgttctgagttgtttctctttacgatcgataatccggatcggtttctcgacataactcaatgtctcatccagctcagtctcgtctggctgtATCACGTGAGAAttatcagggagatatttccgcagcatagatacatgaaagacatcatgtatcccagacaatgaaggcggtaatgcaattcgataggcacgatctcctatcttttcaagaatttcatatggaccaacatatcttggagacaatttccctttctttccaaaccgaacaacacccctgaaaggagaaattttcaggaacactcggtctcctgcctcaaataccaacggtctacgtcggaggttggcatatttggcttgtctgtcctgggctgccttcattttcttttgaatcaactttactttctctgtcatatctctgatcatatccggtccagtctcaggtacttcagagatatcatcccaataaagaggagatctgcatttctttccgtacaacgcttcaaatggtgccatctcaatactcgtctgatagctattgttgtacgaaaactcacacagtggcaatgcatcttgccagctagtgctaaaaccgagcactacggctctcagcatatcttccagtgtctggatagtccgctctgactgtccatcggtctgtggatgatatgcggtactcagatataacttcgtacctagagcctgctgtaaactctgccagaagtgcgaagtgaatcgaagatcacgatctgaaacaatcgacttcggcaccccgtgcaatctaatcacttctcggaTATAAAcatcggccatctggtcatacctgtaggtcattttgtatggaataaaacaagcagatttggtcaatcgatcaatcacgacccaaatcgcatcacaacctcgggaggatctcggtaactacGTCACAAAatctatggaaatgtgatcccatttccattcaggaatggacaaactctatAACAATCCTCCtcgtttcttcctctcagctttcacctgttggcaattcagacacttggaaacaaattcagtcacatcagatttcatctgtttccaccaatactgtgtctttaaatcattat contains:
- the LOC140829742 gene encoding peroxidase 40 — translated: MSVYLVALYMILFRFSVALCSTPDEALNKECVDGATASIVLTFGFYKSICPEAEPIIFSWVEKAVSDDPRMAASLLRLHFHDCFVNGCDASVLLDDTSNFVGEKTAGPNLNSLRGFEVIDAIKADLEYVCPQTVSCADILAVAARDSVVLSGGPGWEVQMGRKDSLSTSLTAANSNIPAPNSDVPTLLSKFQNVGLSLQDMVALSGAHTMGKARCFTFNSRISSGNGSNGPDVNLDFLQSLQQLCSDSDANATLADLDRMTPSTFDNQYYVNLLSGEGLLGSDQALVSGSAETQQLVESYVDDMGAFFEDFKRAMLKMGSLASENDGEIRRNCRAVNQFNK